From the Paraflavitalea soli genome, the window TACGCCGCTTCCAGCACATTCACCTGCCTGCTCTCAGCCGCATGGGCAATATGCTGTACTTCATGCAGTGCGTCAAACTTTTCCTGTTTGAGGAAGTCTATATAGGGGATCTCAAAAGCAAGTGCAATAAGATTACTCCACTGGTCTTCTTTGGAGGCAGATACTACCGGCAGATTCCGCTCCCGCGTAACCACTTCCATCTTGGCATCGATGATCAGCTCTTTGTGCGAAGCCGTATACATAAAGGAGCCTACCTTGTTGCCATAATAATCATGGTACAGATCTACCGCCGGTTCTCCCGTGATCAATAAATCGTGTTTCAATACATCCTGGTATTCATCCTCTATAGGGAATAACATGATCTGGTTCGCACTATCTACTACAGGTACTTCGTAGCTATACCTGGTAACGTGGTGAATTTTAAATCTTGGCATGAATTACAATCAGTTTTCTCGTTGTTCTGAGGTCAAATGTAACTTTAAAAGCGGATTTTCACCGATCAGGTATAAGCAAAATAATGTTGACTAAGCGCCGTACCGATGGCGTACAGCTCATTCTTCACCCCCGTCAGGAATTCATGCAGCCCTTGCTGCATGATACTTTCCGGTGTTGAATACCGTACCCGGCTTTTTACCCGGCCCATCATAAAGTCGATGCTATTGTAAGCTGTGGTCGTTTGCTCACTTTTAAGCCGTTCAAAATACCGGCTCATCTGGTCTATTGAATACATCACAGAACGGGGAAAGTGATTGTTGAGTACAATTTGCTCCACTACCCGCCTGGCTTCAAAACCACCCGAATAATTCCGGAGATACAACTCATAACCCGAGATCGACAGCAGCAGGTACCGCCAGTAAGTAGTATCCGTAATATTCGAAAAGTCAAACTTACTGTCACTGAATTTTACATCCAGGATATCCGCACTTTGGATAGCACGTTCCAGGAAGCGGCCAATATTCATAAAGGAGTAACCCTCGCCGCGGGCCATCGTAATATCTGAAGTGCCATAAAACAGCAGCCCTTGTTTGATCAGGATGTCCAGCGCTGTGATAGGGTCTTCCTTGTACAGCCATTCCAGCAATTGCTCATCCCGCACCGTGTGGTAGAAATCATTGAGACATTGCCATAGCTCCTTGGTGATATGATCTTGTACACTGCGTGCATTTTCCCTGGCCTGCGTCACGATATTCAGCACCGAATTGGGATTTTCCTTATCCGACACCATATACTGCAACACCGTTCTGCCCTGGCAGGCAATAGTGGCCGCTTCTTCCTCCGATAAATAAGTGAAGATCTTCAATACCGGTTGCCAGGAAAAGTATTGCAGGTCATCCTGCGAAAGTGCATAATTCGTTTTCAGCATCCGCAATATGCCATCCGTACGCTCCATGTACCGGTTCATCCAGAATAAACTATCCGCTACTCTACTAAGCATGTATGATTAAATTAGCTGTTAGTTTCCCTTTCTTTGTCATTTCAACTCCTTCTTTGTCCTCTGACCCATCTTTGTCATTTCGGCCATTCTTTGTCATTTCGACCGCAGGGAGAAATCTGCTATCGAAGCAAACGACTGCCGATTCACGACTGCCGACTGCCGATCCTCACACAGTCAGCACCCACGTATCCTTACTCCCTCCCCCCTGTGATGAGTTCACCACCAGCGATCCCTCCCGCAATGCCACCCGCGTCAATCCGCCGGGTACAATGCGAATGCCATTGGGGCCGCATAAAGCATAGGGCCGCAGGTCCACCCGGCGCGGTTGTAATTTCCCGTTCATATAACAGGGCGCAGAAGACAGGCTGATCGTAGGTTGCGCAATGAACTGCCGTGGATCCTTCAAAATAACTGCCTGGTAATCGCTGATCTCTTTGTCCGAGGCCGTATGGCCCATCAACATGCCATAGCCGCCACTTTCATTCGTCTTCTTGATCACCATATTGTTCATGTTCTTAAACACGTATTCCTGCTCTTCCGGGTTGCCCAGTTGATACGTAGGCACATTTTTAAGCAGCGGCTCTTCATTCAGGTAATAACGGATCATAGCCGGCACATACGAGTAGATCGCTTTATCATCTGCTACCCCGTTACCCACCGCATTGACAATAGCCACGTTGCCTTTACGGTAGGCGCTCATGATGCCCGATACTCCCAGTGCGCTCGAAGCATTGAATACCAGTGGGTCAAGAAAGTCATCATCCACACGCCGGTAGATCACATCTACCTGCTGCAGGCCCGCTGTGGTTTTCATATACACCCGGTGATTGTCCACTACCAGGTCGCGGCCTTCCACCAATTCAATGCCCATCATGCGGGCCAGCGTGGTATGTTCGAAATAAGCAGAATTATAAATGCCGGGTGACAACAGTACCACCGTTGGATTGCTATTTTGCCGCGGCGCCATCGATACCAGGTTCTTGTGCAGGATATTGGGATATTCCATTACACTGCGTACATTGATCAGCGGCAGCAGATCCGGGAAGATACGTTTCGTGATCTCCCTGTTTTCCAGCATATAACTTACACCACTCGGTGTACGCAGGTTATCTTCCAGCACATAGAAAGTACCATCATTGTCCCTGATCAGGTCAATACCCGCAATATGAACATAGATATCGTAGGGAACCGGAAAGCGAACCATTTCCCGCAGGAAGTGCGGGCAACTATATATAATAGACAACGGCACCAGTCCGTCTTTAATAATGAACTGCTCGTTGTATACATCCTTTAAAAAGAGATTGAGCGCTTTGAGCCGCTGTTGGATACCTTTTTCTATATAGTTCCACTCAGCTGCCGTAATGATGCGCGGGATGATGTCGAAAGGAAAGATCTTTTCAATGCCTTCACCACTATTATAGACAGTAAAGGTGATGCCCTGCGTCATGAACAGCCTTTTGGCCTGTTCTTCTTTTTTACCCAGTTCTTCCATGCTCAGGTGTTGCAGGAAATCAACTACCCCGCTGTATTGTTGCCGTACAGCGCCGGTTTCATACATTTCATCCCAGGTATTGTTGTCAGGGCGATAGCCATTCAATAGCTCGTTCGTTAGCATAGCAGGGGGCTTTGGTTAAGAATGGCAAGAAGATCGTAGCAATAACGTCGACTTATCCAAATATAAGAAAAACAAGTATACGCATCACATGTTCATGTGGTTTAAGTCCTTTGTGACATTCCTTTAACAACGTTCCTCCTTACTTCGCTGTCAGTAAGCCACAACAATAAAATGATAAAGCCATGAAAGCAACAAGAACAACCGGTAACCCTGCACAGTTATTCAAACCCGCACCACTCCTGCACCTCTTGATCATCTTTACCGCCCTTGCCTTATTTACGGCCTGCAAAAAAGACAAAGGCCATGATCCTGACCCCGACCCATCCGGTGATAAGGAATTACTGGTTAATTTCAGTACTACTTCCGTCGCTTACAACCTGGTCGATTCAGGTTTTGTGGTCCTTAAAAAACAAGGCGCTGCTAACCAGTTTTTCAAACGCTTTGAAAAAAAGACCGACGCTATCAGTTTCTCTATTGGTGACCTTTCTGCCGGCAACTGGACAGCCGAGATGTACATCTTTGCCCGCTTCAATGGATCGGCCGGCCGCCGGTACCGCCAGGACAAAACTTTCACTATACAGTCAGGCGGAGCCAAAGAGAACATTACCCTTGCCGCACCTACCGGCGCCATTACCGATGCCTGGAAGCCCTATGCTTTCTTCCGGCATGAACAGCTGGGTGTTTCCATTGCTGTGGCCCTCGACAATACCGATCCTCACTTTGATATAGAAGTGAAGGATACCCGGTGGGACCTCTTCTATATAGAACGTTATGCCAACAAATGGCTACAGGGGCCGGGTGGGCCCAATGCAAAGGTGGCCGAGTACATCTGGAGCTGCGACAATGCCTGCTATACCTCCGATAAGTTCATCAACAACAATACAGGCTTTTTACCCTTTATCCAGGAAGTAGGCAATAACCCCTGGGATAATGGCCTCATCATTGTCGTAGTCGCCGATAACGACGGCGCCGACGTTCAGTTCTCCCACCGCTACAATAAATAAGACCCTTACCGGCTGTCAGCCTGAGCCTGTCGAAGGCGTCTTAAGGGTGGGTCGCCCTTGAAGGGCGGCTCACCCGATCTGTAATACCCCCAAAAACCGCCCTTCTCCCCGGAAAAGCGCGGTTTTTTGCGGGCGCGCCACAGAAAAGATAAAGATTTTACCCGGAAATAATAAAATGCTAAATAATAATAATGTTTGTTAACTCTTGAATTTAGACAGCGTTACTGGTAAATGTAATACAGACAACTCACATTTTAAATACAGTCAGGTGATTTTTACACGGCCTTTTGCAGTAAAACTTAAATATTTAAGATTTAGATAACATTTTCTTAATAAACTGACACCCGTTAGTGTGGAAAATAATTGTATATATCTACGGTTTTTACCCCTTTTTATTGTATTTTTAAAGCGTTGCTTGCTGCCATATTGAAAATTCCTATGGAAATCGTGGGTTTTATTGAAAATTTTCAAAACAAAGCTTCTTTTCATGGCAAGCAATCAGGGTCTTTATCATCCTTCTTTTGAACGCGATGCATGTGGAATAGGTTTCGTAGCAAACATCAAAGGCCACAAATCTCATCAACACATTTCCGACGCACTAACCGTTTTGGAAAACATGGAACACCGTGGTGCCTGTGGTTGCGAAAGCAATACCGGTGACGGCGCGGGTATCATGATCCAGACTCCGCACGAATTCTTCTTCGATGAGTGCATTAAGCTGGGCGTGCCCCTTCCTCCATTCGGCCGCTACGGTGTAGGTGTTATCTTCTTCCCCCGCGAAATTCGTTTGCGCGAAGAATGCCGCGATATCTTCAACCGCACAGCCGAAAAGCTGGGTCTCGAAATCCTCGCCTACCGCAAAGTACCCGTCAATCCCGATGGTATCGGCTCCACCGCCTTGAGCGTGGAACCCGAAATGGAACAGGTATTCATCGCTTGTCCTGACCATATCACCAATCCCGACGATTTCGAACGTAAATTGTTTGTGCTGCGCAACTATGCCAGCCATACCATTACCAACACTGTCAAGAAAGATGCGATAGGCTTTTACATCGCATCTATGTCTTATAAAACCGTAGTGTATAAAGGACAGCTTACCAGTATGCAGGTACGTCCTTATTTCCCCGACCTCACCAACAAGCGCGTGGTAAGTGCTTTTGGTCTCGTACACTCCCGTTTTGCTACCAATACCTTCCCCTCCTGGAAGCTGGCTCAGCCTTTCCGCTTTATAGCACACAACGGAGAGATCAATACCCTGCAGGGCAATCTCAACTGGCTCAAGACAAGCGAACCTGGTTTTGCTTCTCCTTATTTTACTAAGGAAGAGATGGAGATATTGCTCCCCATCGTTACCGAAGGCCAGTCCGATTCTGCCTGCCTCGACAATGTAATAGAGCTCCTGGCCCTCACCGGCCGGTCATTGCCCCACGTAATGATGATGCTCATCCCCGAAGCATGGGATGGCAACGAAGAGATGGACCCCGTGAAGAAAGCGTTCTATGAATTCCATGCGTCCATGATGGAGCCCTGGGATGGTCCCGCTTCTATTTCCTTCACCGATGGAAAGATCATTGGTGCTACCCTCGATAGAAATGGTTTACGCCCTTCCCGTTACTGCGTTACCACCGATGACCGTGTCATCATGGCCTCAGAAACAGGTGTATTGCCCATTCACCCCACACTCATCAAAGAAAAAGGTCGCCTCCAGCCCGGTAAGATGTTTGTCGTGGATATGGAACAGGGACGCATCATCAGCGATGGTGAGCTCAAACGCACCATCTGCTCACAAAAGCCCTATGCCGAGTGGCTCAATAAATACAAGATCAGGCTCAATGAATTGCCCGAGCCAAGGGTCATGTTTACCCACCTCGAGCATGACCAGGTATTCAAATACCAGAAAGCATTCGGTTATTCCACCGAAGACCTCGATACACTCATCGCTCCCATGGCATTGGATGGTAAAGAGCCCATCGGCTCCATGGGTACCGATACACCCCTGGCCGTGTTGAGCGATCAGCCCCAGCACCTGAGCAGCTACTTCAAGCAATTGTTTGCACAGGTAACCAATCCTCCCATCGATCCCATCCGTGAGCGCATGGTTATGTCCCTCGCCACTTTTGTGGGTAACAATGGTAGCCTGCTCGAAGAAGATCCCCTCAGCTGCCATACCGTGGCGCTGAAGCACCCTGTTCTTTCTAATCACGAACTCGAAAGCATCCGTAGTATAGATACCGGTATCTTCCAGGCCAAAACCCTGCAATGTTATTTCAGGGCCGATGGCAAACCCGGTTCCATGAAAAAAGCCCTGGACCGTATTTGCCGCTACGCAGTCGATGCAGCACAGGATGGCTTTGAAGTATTGATCCTGCAGGACAGGGCCATCGATTCCGATCACGCTCCCATTCCTTCCCTCCTGGCTACTGCAGCCGTTCACCACCACCTTATCCGTAAAGGATTGCGTGGTCAGGTAGGCATCGTAGTAGAAGCAGGCGATGTATGGGAAGTGCATCACTTTGCCTGCCTCCTCGCCTTCGGTGCTACCGCTATCAACCCTTACCTGGCTTTGTCTTCCATACGCGATATGAAGCTCACCGGTAAGCTCGATACCACACTCGATGTAGATCACCTCAAAAAGAACTACATCAAAGCTGTCAATGATGGCTTGCTGAAAGTGTTCTCCAAAATGGGTATCTCCACCCTTCAGTCTTACCAGGGTGCACAGATACTCGAGATCATCGGTCTTAATAAAAATGTAGTTGATAACTATTTTACCGGCGCCACTTCCCGTATTGAGGGAATGGGCCTCGATGAGATCGCCAAAGAAACACTGGCCAAGCATACATTTGCTTTCGCCGGTAAGGACGTGCCTGTAAATCGCCTGCCTGTGGGTGGTGTATACCAATGGAAGAGAAAAGGGGAGTTCCACCTCTTCAATCCCCAAACCATTCACCTGTTGCAATATTCAACCAGGATGGGTGATTACAATACTTTCAAGAAGTACACCAAGACCGTCAACGACCAGGGCGAAAAAGCTTGCACACTCAGATCCTTATTCCGGTTCAAACGTAATAAACCCGCTATTTCTATTGACGAAGTAGAATCAGCAGAGAATATTTATAAAAGATTTGCTACAGGAGCCATGTCCTTCGGATCTATCTCCTGGGAAGCACATACTACCCTCGCTATTGCCATGAACCGCCTCGGTGGTAAAAGCAATACCGGTGAAGGTGGTGAAGATGAAAAGAGGTATGAGTTAATGGAAAATGGCGATTCCATGCGCAGCGCTATCAAACAGGTAGCTTCTGCCCGCTTTGGTGTAACCGCCCATTACCTCACCGAAGCCGATGAATTGCAGATCAAAATGGCACAGGGCGCCAAGCCCGGTGAAGGTGGACAATTACCCGGCCATAAAGTAGATGACTGGATTGGTAAAACAAGACACTCTACTCCAGGCGTGGGCCTGATATCACCGCCTCCCCACCACGATATTTATTCTATTGAAGACCTGGCCCAATTGATATTCGACCTGAAGAATGCCAACCGTGCCGCCCGTATCAACGTTAAGTTGGTATCCAAAGCAGGGGTAGGTACCATTGCAGCCGGTGTGGCCAAGGCCAAAGCCGATGTGGTACTCATTTCTGGTTTTGATGGTGGTACTGGTGCATCTCCCATCAGCTCTATCAAACATGCCGGTTTACCTTGGGAATTGGGCCTTGCCGAAGCACACCAAACCCTGGTAAAGAATAAGCTCCGCAGCCGTATAACCCTGCAGGCCGATGGTCAGATGAAGACTGGTAAGGACATCGCCATTGCTACCCTCCTCGGAGCCGAAGAATGGGGTGTGGCTACCGCTGCCCTCGTGGTAGAAGGCTGTATCATGATGCGCAAATGTCACCTCAATACCTGCCCCGTAGGGGTGGCTACGCAAGACCCTGAGTTGCGCAAACGCTTCTCCGGTAATGCAGACCACGTGGTAAATTTCTTTAAGTTCATTACACAGGAGCTCCGTGAGATCATGGCCGACCTTGGTTTCCGTACCATCAATGAAATGATCGGCCAGGTCGATACCCTCGAAATGAGAGATGACATCACCCATTGGAAATACAGCAAGCTCGATCTGTCTCCTGTGCTCTACAAAGAACCAGCTTCTTTATATACCGGCCTCTACAAGCAGGAAGAGCAAGACCATGGCCTGGCAACCGTTCTTGATTGGCAATTGCTTGAAGCAGCCCGGCCCGCCTTGGAAAAACAGGAGCGCGTAGCAGCTTCCTTTGCCGTGAAGAATACCGACCGGACCCTGGGTACCATTCTGGCCAACGAGATCACTAAAAAATACAAAGCAGCCGGCCTGCCCGACGATACCATTCACTTCAACCTCACTGGTACAGCAGGCCAAAGCTTTGGCGCTTTCAATACCAGTGGTGTTACCCTCGAACTGGAAGGAGATGCCAATGACTATTTTGGTAAAGGTCTCAGCGGCGCCAAACTCATTGTGTATCCTCCCAAGCAGGCTTCTTATGTACCTGAAGAAAACATCATCATTGGTAATGTGGCCTTCTATGGTGCTACTTCCGGCGAATCATACATCCGCGGTAAAGCGGGCGAACGTTTCTGCGTACGCAACTCCGGCGCAAAGGTGGTAGTGGAAGGTACAGGAGATCACGGTTGTGAATACATGACAGGCGGCACCGTAGTAATACTGGGCGAAACCGGGCGCAACTTTGCAGCTGGTATGAGCGGTGGTATTGCTTACATCTACGATGTGAAAGCACAGTTTGCTGAACGTTGTAACCGCGAGATGGTAGACCTGGATCCTGTAGACGCCGAAGATGCCAAACTGTTGCAGGATATGATCATGAAGCATTACGCTTATACAGGCAGTACCGTAGCCAAGTTTGTCCTCGATGATTTTGAAAATCAGCTGAAGAACTTTGTGAAAGTATTCCCGGCCGATTACAAGAAAGTATTGCAGGCCAAAAAGTCACCTGTATCAGTAAGCAAATAAAGGGTACCGAAGCTAAGGGCTAACGCCTAACCGCTAATACCTAACAGCTGAAATGATCAACAGGGTTATTTGAGATTCTATATTAAAAGCTAAGACTAACAATAATAAACGATAACAAACAATGGGTAAGCCATCAGGTTTCTTAGAGTTTACGAGAGAGTTGCCCGGTAAATTGCCGGTGCAGGACAGGGTGAAGAACTACAATGAATTTGTAGAGCGTTACAGCGAAGAGAAGTTGAACCAGCAGAGCGCCCGCTGCATGAACTGTGGTGTTCCTTTTTGTCACAGCGGTTGCCCTTTAGGCAATGTGATCCCTGAATTCAATGATGCAGTATACCGTAAGAGTTGGGAAGAAGCATACGACATCCTTACTTCTACCAATAACTTTCCAGAGTTTACAGGACGTATTTGTCCCGCTCCCTGCGAAAGCGCCTGCGTATTGGGTATCAACCAGCCAGCCGTAGCTATTGAAGAGATTGAAAAGCATATCATAGAGATCGCTTTTGATAAGGGATTTGTAAAACCACGCAAACCCAATGTGCGTAGTGGTAAGAAAGTAGCCGTAGTAGGGTCAGGTCCCGCCGGTTTGGCCGCTGCTGCCCAGCTCAATTTTGCAGGCCATACCGTCACCGTATTTGAAAGGGATGATGCACCAGGTGGTCTCCTGCGTTACGGTATCCCCGATTTCAAACTCGAAAAATGGGTCATTGATCGCCGGATAAAGTTGATGGAAGAAGAAGGCATCACGTTTAAATGCAGTGCCAATGTAGGCGTAAATGTGAGTATCAACGACCTCCTGCGCGAGTTTCATGCTATCGTGCTTTCCGGCGGTTCTACCGTTCCCAGAGACCTGCCCGTTCCCGGAAGAGAGCTGAAAGGTGTGCATTATGCCATGACCTTCCTGAAACAACAGAACAAACGCAATGCAGGCCTCGATCCCCTGGCCAATCCAGCCATCGAGAGCAATATATTCTCAGAAGACATTTTTGCCACCGGCAAGAATGTGGTAGTTATTGGTGGTGGTGATACCGGCAGCGACTGCGTAGGTACCTCCAATCGTCATGGCGCTTTGTCCGTGACCCAGTTTGAGCTCCTGCCCAAGCCGCCCGAAAGTAGAACCACCTTTATGCCCTGGCCTACCTATCCCATGACATTGAAAGTGTCTTCTTCCCATGAAGAAGGCGCCCAGCGTCATTGGGCCATTGCCACCAAATCCTTTGTGGGCGATGAAAAGGGCAACCTGAAAGCCCTGAAAGTGGTAGACCTCGAATGGAAGATCACCGAAGATGGCCGCCCGGCTCAGTTTGTGGAAGTAGCCGGCAGCGAGCGTGAATTGCCCTGCGAGCTCGCCCTCCTCGCCATGGGTTTTGTACATCCCCAGCACAACGGCCTGATCAATGAACTGGGCGTCGAGCTCGACGAACGGGGTAATGTACGCGCTACCGAAAAAGCCTACCAGACCAATATCCAGAAGATCTTTGCTGCCGGTGATATCCGCCGCGGCCAAAGCCTGGTCGTTTGGGCCATCAGCGAAGGACGCGAATGCGCCCGGAAAGTGGATGAATTCCTGAGTGGAGGCGTTTCCCTCCTCGAAAGCAGGGACCAGAACATCATCATGGCCGTTTAACAAAACAATATAGAGTGCTGAAAAAGCCATTCACCGAAAGGTGGGTGGCTTTTGTGTTATATATACACGTTAGGAAGCACAAACACGCATGGAGCTTATTCCTTATTGATAAAAAGGTCATTGTCCCAGTACAATACCACAAAATCCATTTTAGTTACCTTGTTGAAAAAAATATTTTTTAGAAGCTGTCGAAAAACGACAGCTTTTTCTATTTCCATATTTGAAATTCTCTATAAATCAGGTGGGATAATTGTTTCAACATGCAGAACTTATGTAAATGTGTAACATTATGATAAAATGCATATGTGTTGATGTGTCAAGAACAGGCAAAAAAATGCTAATTTACATTCATAACAACACATAGTATACATTCTTAATTTAACAACTAAAATCAACTGGTATGAAAAAAATCACCTTTAAGGAGGTGGCGCCATTTCTCGTTTTGGCAGCCGTAGCGGTCATCGCGATCTTCATCCCCGCCGTTCCTGACTTCGTAGACACGAAAGGAGCTTACAACAATGCCGACATCACCTGGGTGCTCGTAGCTTCAGCCCTCGTATTCTTAATGACACCCGGTCTCGCCTTCTTCTATGGTGGTATGGTGCATCGCAAGAATGTGATCTCTACAATGATCAAGAGCGTAGCTGCCGCTGGCGTGGTAAGCGTTCTGTGGATCGTGGTGGGTTTCAGCCTCAGTTTTGGTGAATCAATGGGAGGATGGATCGGAAATCCTTCTACCCACCTGTTCTTCAAGGGAGTAGCCTCCGGCGAACCTTGGGGCACCATTCCAAAATCTTTGTTTGCCGTATTTCAGCTCATGTTCGCCATCATCACCCCAGGTCTCGTAGTGGGTGCTGTTGCTGAACGTATTCGCTTTACTTCTTATATTCTCTTTATTGCACTGTTCAGCCTCCTGGTGTATTGCCCCCTGGCACACTGGACATGGCATTCCGAAGGATTCCTGTTCAAAATGGGCGTTCTTGACTTTGCCGGTGGTACCGTAGTACACATTTCTGCAGGTTGCGCAGCCCTCGCTGGTGTGCTCGTGCTGAAACGTCGTAAATCACACATCGAACATAAAGAAATTCCTCCTGCCAACATCCCTTATGTATTGATTGGTACTGGTTTACTCTGGTTCGGTTGGTTTGGTTTCAATGCAGGTTCTGCACTGGGCGCCAACAGCCTCGCTGTTTCTGCCTTCTTTACTACCAATACTGCCGCTGCTGCAGCTGGTCTGTCCTGGATGTTCTTTGATGTTTTAAGAGGTAAAAAACCTTCTGTGCTGGGCTTCTGTATCGGTGCTGTAGTAGGTCTCGTGGCCATTACCCCCGCTGCCGGTTTCGTAGCTATCCCCCAAAGTATCACTATTGGTGTTATAGCTGCCCTGGTATCTAATATCGTAGTATTCTACAAGCAAAAATCCAAGCTGGATGATACCCTCGACGTTTTCCCCTGCCATGGTGTAGGTGGTATGGTAGGTATGCTGCTGACAGGCGTATTTGCTACCAAAGCCGTAAACGGTCTGGGTGCTGATGGCCTGTGGCTGGGTAATTCAGGTTTCCTGTGGACCCAGTTCAAAGGCATGATCATCTCTGTCGTATTCAGCTTCACCATGTCTTTCATCATCTTCAAATTCATCAACTTCATATTGCCCCTCCGCGTATCTTCTGAAGAAGAAGAACTCGGTCTCGATGCTACACAGCACAACGAAAAATACCTGCAAGGCACATTACTGGTGCACGATAATGGTAAAATGGAAGATAAATTAGTGGAGAGCGGACATTAAGAAAAAGGTACAGCCTCTAAATAAGCTTCTGACACAAGCTCATTCCGCCGTACCCTTTCCTTTTAACACTTAAAATCTTTAACAATGTTAAGAAAATTCTCTGTATTGGCCATAGGTGTGGCCTGTTCTACGTGTGCTTTCTCGCAAGACTCAACAAAAAAATCCAATTTCGTGATCTCCGGCTCTGCCGATGTATACTACAGGTACAACTTTGCCAATCCAACTATAAAGGACGAAAATGATCCCCTGTACAATAAGTTTAATAGTCCAACCAGTTTCACCCAAACACACAACACCTTTGCCCTCGGCATGGCTTCCATCAAAGTGGAGCATTCCATCGGAAAAGTAGGTATGGTGGCCGACCTCGGTTTTGGCAAAAGGGCAGAAGAATTCTCATACAATGATAAAAATACCCAACTGGCTGTAAAGCAATTGTATGTAACCTATGCGCCCAGCGATAAGATCAAGTTCACCCTCGGTAGTTTCGGTACCCACGTAGGCTATGAGCTCGTAGACGCCTACCTCAACCGCAACTATAGCATGAGCTATATGTTCTCTTTCGGTCCCTTCTTCCATACCGGCTTAAAAGCCGATATCAACCTGGGTGGTTCCACTGCCCTCATGGTCGGTGTTACCAATCCTACCGACTTCAAAAGCGCCAGCGCCGAACCTAAAATGTTCATCGGTCAGTTAT encodes:
- a CDS encoding circularly permuted type 2 ATP-grasp protein; translated protein: MLTNELLNGYRPDNNTWDEMYETGAVRQQYSGVVDFLQHLSMEELGKKEEQAKRLFMTQGITFTVYNSGEGIEKIFPFDIIPRIITAAEWNYIEKGIQQRLKALNLFLKDVYNEQFIIKDGLVPLSIIYSCPHFLREMVRFPVPYDIYVHIAGIDLIRDNDGTFYVLEDNLRTPSGVSYMLENREITKRIFPDLLPLINVRSVMEYPNILHKNLVSMAPRQNSNPTVVLLSPGIYNSAYFEHTTLARMMGIELVEGRDLVVDNHRVYMKTTAGLQQVDVIYRRVDDDFLDPLVFNASSALGVSGIMSAYRKGNVAIVNAVGNGVADDKAIYSYVPAMIRYYLNEEPLLKNVPTYQLGNPEEQEYVFKNMNNMVIKKTNESGGYGMLMGHTASDKEISDYQAVILKDPRQFIAQPTISLSSAPCYMNGKLQPRRVDLRPYALCGPNGIRIVPGGLTRVALREGSLVVNSSQGGGSKDTWVLTV
- the gltB gene encoding glutamate synthase large subunit translates to MASNQGLYHPSFERDACGIGFVANIKGHKSHQHISDALTVLENMEHRGACGCESNTGDGAGIMIQTPHEFFFDECIKLGVPLPPFGRYGVGVIFFPREIRLREECRDIFNRTAEKLGLEILAYRKVPVNPDGIGSTALSVEPEMEQVFIACPDHITNPDDFERKLFVLRNYASHTITNTVKKDAIGFYIASMSYKTVVYKGQLTSMQVRPYFPDLTNKRVVSAFGLVHSRFATNTFPSWKLAQPFRFIAHNGEINTLQGNLNWLKTSEPGFASPYFTKEEMEILLPIVTEGQSDSACLDNVIELLALTGRSLPHVMMMLIPEAWDGNEEMDPVKKAFYEFHASMMEPWDGPASISFTDGKIIGATLDRNGLRPSRYCVTTDDRVIMASETGVLPIHPTLIKEKGRLQPGKMFVVDMEQGRIISDGELKRTICSQKPYAEWLNKYKIRLNELPEPRVMFTHLEHDQVFKYQKAFGYSTEDLDTLIAPMALDGKEPIGSMGTDTPLAVLSDQPQHLSSYFKQLFAQVTNPPIDPIRERMVMSLATFVGNNGSLLEEDPLSCHTVALKHPVLSNHELESIRSIDTGIFQAKTLQCYFRADGKPGSMKKALDRICRYAVDAAQDGFEVLILQDRAIDSDHAPIPSLLATAAVHHHLIRKGLRGQVGIVVEAGDVWEVHHFACLLAFGATAINPYLALSSIRDMKLTGKLDTTLDVDHLKKNYIKAVNDGLLKVFSKMGISTLQSYQGAQILEIIGLNKNVVDNYFTGATSRIEGMGLDEIAKETLAKHTFAFAGKDVPVNRLPVGGVYQWKRKGEFHLFNPQTIHLLQYSTRMGDYNTFKKYTKTVNDQGEKACTLRSLFRFKRNKPAISIDEVESAENIYKRFATGAMSFGSISWEAHTTLAIAMNRLGGKSNTGEGGEDEKRYELMENGDSMRSAIKQVASARFGVTAHYLTEADELQIKMAQGAKPGEGGQLPGHKVDDWIGKTRHSTPGVGLISPPPHHDIYSIEDLAQLIFDLKNANRAARINVKLVSKAGVGTIAAGVAKAKADVVLISGFDGGTGASPISSIKHAGLPWELGLAEAHQTLVKNKLRSRITLQADGQMKTGKDIAIATLLGAEEWGVATAALVVEGCIMMRKCHLNTCPVGVATQDPELRKRFSGNADHVVNFFKFITQELREIMADLGFRTINEMIGQVDTLEMRDDITHWKYSKLDLSPVLYKEPASLYTGLYKQEEQDHGLATVLDWQLLEAARPALEKQERVAASFAVKNTDRTLGTILANEITKKYKAAGLPDDTIHFNLTGTAGQSFGAFNTSGVTLELEGDANDYFGKGLSGAKLIVYPPKQASYVPEENIIIGNVAFYGATSGESYIRGKAGERFCVRNSGAKVVVEGTGDHGCEYMTGGTVVILGETGRNFAAGMSGGIAYIYDVKAQFAERCNREMVDLDPVDAEDAKLLQDMIMKHYAYTGSTVAKFVLDDFENQLKNFVKVFPADYKKVLQAKKSPVSVSK
- a CDS encoding alpha-E domain-containing protein, whose amino-acid sequence is MLSRVADSLFWMNRYMERTDGILRMLKTNYALSQDDLQYFSWQPVLKIFTYLSEEEAATIACQGRTVLQYMVSDKENPNSVLNIVTQARENARSVQDHITKELWQCLNDFYHTVRDEQLLEWLYKEDPITALDILIKQGLLFYGTSDITMARGEGYSFMNIGRFLERAIQSADILDVKFSDSKFDFSNITDTTYWRYLLLSISGYELYLRNYSGGFEARRVVEQIVLNNHFPRSVMYSIDQMSRYFERLKSEQTTTAYNSIDFMMGRVKSRVRYSTPESIMQQGLHEFLTGVKNELYAIGTALSQHYFAYT